In Thermodesulfobacteriota bacterium, one genomic interval encodes:
- a CDS encoding acyltransferase: MFSFLPATVKGSLSFILYVINTVFWCIPLFAVAIVKFLIPVPVFRRLCNRVLIHISFAWIRCNNINQDLFNRLTIVTDGLEGLTQNDWYLVISNHQTWVDILVLQRVFYRRIPFLKFFLKKELIWVPVLGLAWWALDFPFMKRYTSEFIKKNPHLKGKDIEITRKACRKFSEMPVSVMNFLEGTRFTDHKHKSQQSPYNRLLRPKAGGIAFVLAAMGEHLNSIVNVTIAYPPGPKSFWDFLCGRVTCVRVHVETIPITEELIGDYFEDEAFRDRFQEWVNVLWEDKDRRVAELDRNLSL; the protein is encoded by the coding sequence ATGTTTTCTTTTTTGCCGGCGACGGTCAAGGGATCCCTGTCGTTCATTCTATATGTGATCAACACCGTGTTCTGGTGCATCCCGCTGTTTGCGGTGGCCATCGTCAAATTCCTTATTCCCGTTCCCGTTTTCCGGCGACTGTGCAACCGGGTGCTGATCCACATCTCCTTTGCCTGGATCCGCTGCAACAATATCAACCAGGATCTCTTCAACCGGCTCACCATTGTCACCGACGGCCTGGAAGGGCTGACGCAGAATGACTGGTACCTGGTCATCAGCAACCATCAGACCTGGGTGGATATTCTGGTTCTCCAGCGGGTGTTTTACCGCCGGATTCCCTTTTTAAAATTTTTTCTAAAAAAAGAACTGATCTGGGTGCCCGTTCTCGGGCTGGCCTGGTGGGCCCTGGATTTCCCTTTCATGAAACGCTATACCAGTGAATTTATCAAAAAGAATCCGCACCTGAAGGGCAAGGATATCGAGATCACCCGCAAGGCCTGCCGGAAGTTTTCCGAAATGCCGGTTTCGGTCATGAACTTTCTGGAAGGCACGCGGTTCACCGACCACAAGCACAAGTCCCAGCAGTCGCCCTATAACCGCCTGCTGCGGCCCAAGGCCGGGGGTATCGCCTTTGTCCTGGCCGCCATGGGGGAGCACCTCAACAGCATCGTCAATGTTACCATCGCCTACCCGCCGGGGCCGAAAAGTTTCTGGGATTTTCTCTGCGGCCGGGTCACCTGTGTCCGGGTCCATGTGGAAACCATCCCCATCACCGAAGAACTGATCGGTGATTACTTCGAGGATGAAGCCTTTCGTGATCGCTTCCAGGAATGGGTCAACGTCCTGTGGGAAGACAAGGACAGACGGGTGGCGGAACTGGACCGCAATCTGTCTTTGTAA
- a CDS encoding molybdopterin molybdotransferase MoeA, whose translation MKKFIGYEEALKLTLDHVGPIGSEMVELHHLTGRILAADLAARVDSPSINASLKDGYAVCSRDLSQASPEHPVTLSLTGSVSAGNSSKFSVSPGQAVRITTGASLPDGADAVLSEEFTVLKDNHVICSNTADPGRNILPRGTDIRRGETVAVKLEKITPALTGLMATAGLEKAEVYKLPGVAVIATGDEVVAPGQPLPDGMLYASNLVEICSWLTHHQITCRVDMARDRQADIIRAISEALPHVDAVITSGGIWGSERDLLAGVLNDLGWQGIYHRVRIGPGKAIAFGLLQGKPFFCLPGGPPSNEMAFLQLTLPGLLKMKGEPAMPFPTAAALLTETVRGDREWTQFIHARVERRGRDLLVTPFKPASRLQSMARKTALIKIPEGTEELPAGALAEIQLLQGM comes from the coding sequence ATGAAAAAATTCATTGGTTACGAAGAGGCCCTGAAACTTACCCTGGACCATGTCGGCCCCATCGGCTCGGAAATGGTCGAACTGCATCATCTGACCGGCCGGATCCTGGCCGCCGACCTGGCCGCCCGTGTCGACAGCCCGTCCATCAACGCTTCCCTGAAAGACGGCTATGCCGTCTGCTCGCGCGACCTGAGCCAGGCCTCACCCGAGCATCCGGTGACCCTGTCCCTGACCGGGAGCGTTTCAGCCGGCAATTCCTCAAAGTTCAGCGTTTCGCCCGGGCAGGCCGTCCGGATCACCACCGGCGCGTCGCTGCCCGATGGCGCGGATGCCGTTCTATCCGAGGAGTTCACCGTTTTAAAGGACAACCATGTCATCTGCTCGAACACGGCCGATCCGGGGAGAAACATTCTCCCTCGGGGAACCGATATCCGCCGAGGCGAAACCGTTGCCGTTAAGCTTGAAAAAATCACCCCGGCCCTGACCGGACTGATGGCCACCGCCGGCCTGGAAAAAGCCGAAGTTTACAAACTGCCCGGCGTGGCCGTCATCGCCACCGGCGACGAGGTGGTGGCACCCGGCCAGCCCCTGCCCGACGGCATGCTGTACGCCAGCAATCTGGTGGAAATCTGTTCCTGGCTGACCCACCATCAGATTACCTGCCGGGTGGACATGGCCAGGGACCGGCAGGCCGACATCATCCGCGCCATCAGTGAAGCCCTGCCCCATGTAGACGCCGTCATCACCAGCGGCGGCATCTGGGGCAGCGAACGCGACCTGCTGGCCGGAGTCCTCAATGACCTGGGCTGGCAAGGCATCTACCACCGGGTCCGCATCGGTCCCGGCAAGGCCATCGCCTTCGGCCTGCTCCAGGGCAAGCCCTTTTTCTGCCTGCCCGGCGGTCCGCCGTCCAACGAGATGGCCTTTCTCCAGCTCACCCTGCCCGGGCTGCTGAAGATGAAAGGCGAGCCCGCCATGCCCTTCCCCACCGCCGCCGCCCTGCTGACGGAAACGGTCCGGGGCGACCGGGAGTGGACCCAGTTCATCCACGCCCGGGTCGAGCGCCGGGGCCGGGATCTGCTGGTGACGCCTTTCAAACCGGCAAGCCGCCTGCAGTCCATGGCCAGGAAAACCGCCCTGATCAAGATCCCGGAAGGAACGGAAGAACTGCCGGCCGGAGCACTAGCCGAAATTCAATTACTGCAAGGTATGTAG
- a CDS encoding acetyl-CoA acetyltransferase has translation MNSDSTDNTPVIIGVGQITEKDVPPDKARSPLELMLDAVKLAAGDAGIAEAILKTADHVMVTTMFTDDGMSNPAGCLADAINAGPAVCVMSGFGGTSPQCMLAHAAGLIADGKARLVVMAGAEAQRTKLDAGRLGLKLNWGVETNRETPALFSTVGPADGATNSEHAHSLSVPPYVYPLFENALRKYYNRSLHDHLLAVGRLMSRFSAVAAANPLAWFPQFRTPEEIITVSPANRNTALPYTKLMNSMLMVNQSAALIVTSAGEAKRLGVGGDKPVYLHGYAEAHDHWHVLTRENYYSSPAVRAIGDRVFSDTGLTPDGIDYFDIYSCFPSSIQITRDMLGLSPDADRDLTVTGGLPYFGGPGNNYVMHAIARMVEVLRARPGSRGLVTGNSFYLTKHCAAVYSTAPVVGTPWREDFDRCQRTVDDRLMPEAAEDPTGTGLIETYTVTFNQRNEPDSGIIIGRTEDGRRFAAFTPKDPDLLAAMTREDFFDVPGTVSQEGMVNTFKPL, from the coding sequence ATGAATAGCGATAGCACAGACAACACCCCCGTCATCATCGGCGTCGGGCAGATCACGGAAAAGGACGTACCGCCGGATAAGGCGCGCTCGCCCCTGGAGCTCATGCTTGACGCGGTGAAGCTGGCCGCCGGAGACGCCGGTATTGCCGAGGCCATTCTGAAAACCGCCGATCATGTCATGGTCACGACGATGTTCACGGATGACGGTATGAGCAATCCGGCCGGGTGCCTGGCCGACGCCATCAACGCCGGACCGGCCGTCTGCGTCATGTCCGGGTTCGGCGGCACTTCGCCCCAGTGCATGCTGGCCCATGCCGCCGGGCTGATCGCCGACGGCAAGGCCCGTCTGGTGGTGATGGCCGGCGCTGAAGCCCAGCGGACCAAGCTCGATGCCGGGCGCCTCGGCTTGAAGCTGAACTGGGGCGTCGAAACAAACCGGGAAACGCCGGCCCTGTTTTCAACCGTCGGGCCTGCGGATGGCGCCACCAACAGCGAGCACGCCCACAGCCTGTCCGTACCGCCTTATGTCTATCCCCTGTTCGAAAACGCCCTGCGCAAATATTATAACCGTTCCCTGCATGATCATCTGCTGGCCGTCGGCCGTCTGATGAGCCGGTTTTCAGCGGTGGCCGCGGCAAACCCTCTGGCCTGGTTTCCGCAATTCCGCACGCCCGAGGAAATAATTACGGTTTCCCCGGCCAACCGCAACACGGCGCTTCCCTATACCAAACTGATGAATTCCATGCTGATGGTCAATCAGTCCGCCGCCCTGATCGTGACTTCCGCCGGAGAGGCAAAGCGGCTGGGGGTCGGCGGCGACAAACCGGTGTACCTTCACGGATACGCCGAGGCCCACGATCACTGGCATGTGCTCACCCGCGAAAATTATTACAGTTCGCCCGCTGTCCGGGCCATCGGCGACCGTGTTTTTTCCGATACCGGTTTGACGCCGGATGGCATCGATTATTTTGATATTTACAGCTGCTTTCCTTCTTCCATCCAGATCACCCGGGACATGCTGGGCCTGTCGCCGGATGCCGACCGGGACCTGACGGTTACCGGCGGGCTGCCGTACTTTGGCGGTCCCGGCAATAACTATGTCATGCACGCCATCGCCCGGATGGTCGAGGTCCTGCGGGCCAGGCCCGGCAGCCGGGGACTGGTGACCGGCAACTCCTTTTATCTGACCAAGCACTGCGCTGCCGTTTACAGCACCGCGCCGGTGGTGGGAACGCCCTGGCGCGAGGATTTCGACCGCTGCCAGCGAACCGTGGACGACCGCCTCATGCCGGAGGCAGCCGAAGATCCCACCGGGACCGGGCTGATCGAGACCTATACCGTGACTTTTAATCAGCGCAACGAGCCGGATTCGGGCATCATCATCGGCCGGACCGAAGACGGCCGGCGGTTCGCGGCCTTTACGCCCAAGGATCCTGACCTGCTGGCCGCCATGACCCGCGAGGACTTTTTCGACGTCCCGGGGACTGTTTCCCAGGAAGGCATGGTCAACACCTTCAAACCCCTGTAG
- a CDS encoding tetratricopeptide repeat protein, with amino-acid sequence MTNDLPQRVSELNEKARQCLENNDLPGALLFFTEALEHLTRPDQAAARAGILNNIGHAVNSLGRPEEALAAFGQAADLYAAASDVAAYGWQLANIGSVLRDRKEHAGAIKMYEQALAALTRAKNETGRADQLSNLGYSHTRAGNRDQARDCFLQALNIYERLDEERKAALVRRNLSALG; translated from the coding sequence TTGACCAATGATCTGCCGCAACGGGTATCCGAGCTGAACGAAAAAGCGCGCCAATGCCTGGAAAACAATGACCTGCCCGGCGCGCTCTTGTTTTTCACCGAGGCACTGGAACACCTGACGCGACCGGACCAGGCCGCGGCCAGGGCAGGGATACTGAACAATATCGGTCATGCCGTCAATTCCCTGGGACGGCCGGAGGAAGCCCTGGCCGCCTTTGGCCAGGCGGCCGATCTTTATGCGGCGGCAAGCGACGTGGCCGCTTACGGCTGGCAGCTGGCCAACATCGGGTCGGTGCTGCGGGACCGGAAGGAACACGCCGGGGCCATAAAGATGTACGAACAGGCCCTGGCGGCGCTTACACGGGCCAAAAACGAGACGGGCCGGGCCGACCAGTTATCCAACCTGGGCTATTCCCATACCCGGGCCGGGAACCGGGATCAGGCGCGCGACTGTTTCCTTCAGGCGCTGAATATCTATGAGCGCCTCGACGAAGAACGAAAGGCCGCCCTGGTGCGCCGCAACCTGTCGGCCCTGGGATAA
- a CDS encoding thiolase family protein codes for MRDVYVIGAGMTKFGKHMDRNMKSLAGEAVNRALEHAGITKDKIQVAVVGNAYQGLVTGQESIRGEVVLRAMGIGNIPVTNVENACCSSATALQVAWMDVALGLHDVGLVLGMEKMFMEDREKRLKLFSSSADVEIVEALVAAMKADAERKRKEAEARGETKDESKGEKKSKGGSAFMEIYAMGTRLHMDKYGLTQRQLACVSAKNHNHSVHNPYAQYQKPMTVDEVLAAPLIAYPLTQPMCSPVGDGAAALIICSKDYVKKLGVSKPVKILATVLGGGMDRGFDDPDLGERLAKIAYEKAGVGPEDIDVAEFHDATAFGEVIQAESMGFCPRGEGGIFAEQGHSTLGGKLPINPSGGLESKGHPVGATGAGQIAELVWQLRGEAGGRQVQNARTALAENGGGNIGIEEAAMVITILQADF; via the coding sequence ATGCGTGACGTTTATGTGATCGGCGCGGGGATGACCAAGTTCGGCAAACATATGGACAGGAACATGAAGAGCCTGGCGGGGGAGGCGGTCAACCGTGCTCTGGAACATGCCGGGATCACCAAGGACAAGATCCAGGTGGCGGTGGTCGGCAACGCCTATCAGGGGCTGGTGACCGGCCAGGAATCCATCCGGGGCGAGGTGGTGCTGCGGGCCATGGGCATCGGCAACATTCCGGTGACCAACGTGGAGAACGCCTGCTGTTCATCGGCCACGGCCCTGCAGGTGGCCTGGATGGACGTGGCCCTGGGTCTGCATGACGTGGGCCTGGTGCTGGGCATGGAAAAGATGTTCATGGAAGACCGGGAGAAACGGCTCAAGCTTTTTTCATCTTCGGCGGACGTGGAGATCGTCGAGGCCCTCGTGGCGGCCATGAAGGCCGACGCCGAGAGAAAACGCAAGGAGGCCGAGGCCCGGGGCGAAACCAAAGACGAAAGTAAGGGCGAAAAGAAATCCAAGGGCGGCAGCGCCTTTATGGAAATATATGCCATGGGCACCCGGCTGCACATGGACAAATACGGCCTGACCCAGCGGCAGCTGGCCTGTGTCAGCGCTAAAAATCATAACCACAGCGTGCACAATCCCTACGCTCAGTATCAGAAGCCCATGACCGTGGACGAGGTGCTGGCGGCCCCGCTGATCGCCTATCCCCTGACCCAGCCCATGTGCTCCCCGGTGGGCGACGGCGCGGCGGCCCTGATCATCTGCTCCAAAGACTATGTCAAGAAACTGGGCGTGTCCAAACCGGTCAAGATTCTGGCCACGGTGCTGGGCGGCGGCATGGACCGGGGCTTTGACGATCCGGATCTCGGCGAGCGCCTGGCCAAAATCGCTTATGAAAAGGCCGGCGTCGGCCCCGAGGATATCGATGTGGCTGAATTCCACGACGCCACCGCTTTTGGTGAAGTGATTCAGGCCGAGTCCATGGGCTTCTGCCCCCGGGGTGAAGGCGGGATTTTTGCCGAACAGGGCCATTCCACCCTGGGCGGCAAGCTGCCCATCAACCCCTCCGGCGGCCTGGAGTCCAAGGGCCATCCCGTGGGCGCCACCGGCGCCGGCCAGATCGCGGAACTGGTCTGGCAGCTGCGCGGTGAAGCCGGCGGCCGGCAGGTCCAGAATGCCCGCACTGCCCTGGCCGAGAACGGCGGCGGCAACATCGGCATTGAAGAGGCGGCCATGGTTATCACCATTTTGCAGGCCGATTTTTAA
- a CDS encoding MBL fold metallo-hydrolase → MEEIYPDIFMITETGTLGALMPPVNIYVLTGPDGLIFDAGYGRKKILEHLGKELHRIRERVLSRGGRCTITRALPSHSHPDHISGLPYLKREFGVRTLLTEKMAASMSSRKHYYKVAADSGGGAGPAERLLTTVVLKYFQPALLGTRFSRNPDEILGEDAELSVNGEPWRIMPAPGHCDDHIFLYNEARGILFSGDNIMRSVTTWLGPPRSDLKAYERTLEQVLALPSLNLILSAHGSPITDPRPRVRELLDHRAERTREVLALIKGAGPTGLTIKEILLRLYTGAESQKRLFAEGWVRLTLEYLEKRGEVESTGSGMGKAAAYRAVS, encoded by the coding sequence ATGGAAGAAATATACCCCGACATTTTCATGATCACCGAAACCGGCACCCTGGGCGCCCTCATGCCGCCGGTGAATATCTATGTGCTGACAGGTCCCGACGGCCTGATCTTTGACGCCGGGTACGGACGGAAAAAAATCCTGGAACACCTGGGCAAGGAACTGCATCGAATCAGGGAACGGGTCCTGTCCAGAGGCGGCCGGTGTACCATCACCCGGGCCCTGCCCAGCCACAGTCATCCCGACCACATCTCCGGCCTGCCTTATCTGAAACGGGAGTTCGGCGTCCGCACCCTGCTGACGGAAAAGATGGCCGCCAGCATGAGTTCCCGGAAACACTACTACAAGGTCGCGGCCGACAGCGGCGGCGGCGCCGGCCCGGCGGAACGGCTGCTGACCACCGTTGTGCTGAAATATTTCCAGCCGGCCCTGCTGGGAACCCGGTTTTCCCGGAACCCGGATGAAATCCTCGGTGAAGACGCCGAGTTGTCCGTCAACGGCGAGCCCTGGCGGATTATGCCGGCGCCCGGCCACTGCGATGACCATATCTTCCTATATAATGAAGCCCGGGGCATCCTCTTTTCCGGGGACAACATCATGCGCTCGGTCACCACCTGGCTCGGCCCGCCTCGATCCGATCTTAAAGCCTATGAGCGGACCCTGGAACAGGTCCTGGCCCTGCCGAGTCTTAACCTGATCTTGAGCGCCCACGGCAGCCCCATCACCGATCCAAGGCCCCGGGTCCGGGAACTGCTGGATCACCGCGCGGAACGCACCCGGGAAGTGCTGGCCCTGATCAAAGGCGCCGGGCCGACAGGCCTGACGATCAAGGAGATCCTGCTGCGGCTTTACACCGGAGCCGAATCCCAGAAACGGCTCTTTGCCGAAGGCTGGGTCCGGCTGACCCTGGAGTATCTGGAAAAACGGGGGGAGGTCGAAAGCACCGGTTCCGGCATGGGCAAAGCCGCCGCATATCGCGCCGTCTCCTGA
- a CDS encoding DUF362 domain-containing protein translates to MTSKNISTAPHRVMMVDADYRDGSMSAAVEAAFEAFPLELTGKRVLVKPNILGGHRPEKAVTTHPSVIAAVVARLKKGGAEVMVGDNSGVHGYGRSDEAARISGIMDAAGDCFIHLGGKPVRHELPGRGIGHAMISEDVLTADIVVNLPKLKTHGLTFYTGAVKNTFGYVTGGDKMRIHARAVTPRRFAEALVDIYAIRPPEFNIMDAVEAMEGNGPSNGRPRRVGKIMAADNAVCLDAIALRLVGKDPQAIPHLAVAAARGLGAIDADEIIVNGDFVPVRDFVMPATFVPGLMGIVLNRFLSRWINCLPEIDEAACKRCRLCVEHCPTGAMTVKPGECPQADKNKCISCYCCQEMCPENAIVLRGRVIRLLRRSMY, encoded by the coding sequence ATGACCAGCAAAAATATCAGCACAGCCCCTCACCGGGTCATGATGGTTGACGCCGATTATCGGGACGGCTCTATGTCCGCGGCCGTGGAGGCCGCGTTTGAGGCTTTTCCCCTGGAATTGACCGGCAAACGGGTTCTGGTCAAGCCCAACATCCTCGGCGGCCACAGGCCGGAAAAGGCCGTGACCACCCATCCTTCCGTGATCGCCGCCGTGGTCGCGCGGCTGAAAAAAGGCGGGGCCGAGGTCATGGTGGGCGACAATTCCGGTGTCCATGGTTACGGCCGGTCCGACGAGGCCGCCCGGATTTCAGGGATAATGGACGCCGCCGGCGACTGCTTTATCCACCTGGGCGGAAAACCGGTGCGCCATGAACTGCCCGGCCGGGGTATCGGTCATGCCATGATTTCAGAGGATGTGCTGACGGCCGACATCGTCGTCAATCTTCCCAAGCTCAAGACCCATGGCCTGACCTTTTACACCGGTGCCGTGAAAAATACCTTTGGTTATGTGACCGGCGGGGACAAGATGCGGATTCACGCCCGGGCCGTGACGCCGCGGCGCTTTGCCGAAGCGTTGGTGGACATTTATGCCATCCGGCCGCCGGAGTTCAACATCATGGACGCGGTGGAGGCCATGGAGGGAAACGGGCCGAGCAACGGCCGGCCGCGCCGGGTGGGAAAAATAATGGCCGCCGACAATGCCGTCTGCCTGGACGCGATCGCTTTGCGCCTGGTGGGAAAAGACCCGCAAGCCATTCCTCATCTGGCTGTGGCTGCCGCCAGGGGCCTTGGCGCCATCGACGCCGATGAAATCATTGTCAACGGAGATTTCGTGCCGGTCAGGGATTTTGTCATGCCGGCCACCTTTGTTCCCGGCCTGATGGGCATCGTTCTGAACCGGTTTCTGTCGCGCTGGATCAACTGCCTTCCCGAAATTGACGAGGCCGCCTGCAAGCGTTGCCGTCTGTGCGTGGAGCACTGCCCCACGGGAGCCATGACCGTCAAACCGGGGGAATGCCCCCAGGCCGATAAGAACAAGTGCATCAGCTGCTACTGCTGCCAGGAAATGTGCCCGGAGAACGCCATAGTCCTGCGCGGTCGGGTGATCCGGTTGCTGCGGCGGTCGATGTATTAA
- the tatA gene encoding twin-arginine translocase TatA/TatE family subunit, with protein MFGIGMPELIIILVIVLLIFGVGKLPEIGSGLGKAIKDFKKSTSEIDDDKTKKLENGKQ; from the coding sequence ATGTTTGGAATCGGAATGCCGGAACTCATCATTATCCTGGTCATCGTGCTCCTGATTTTCGGAGTCGGCAAACTGCCGGAAATCGGGTCAGGTCTTGGAAAGGCGATTAAGGACTTCAAGAAATCAACTTCCGAAATCGATGATGACAAGACTAAAAAGCTGGAAAACGGCAAACAATAG
- a CDS encoding long-chain-fatty-acid--CoA ligase: MEIVKGFPATSQDNYQLNVTSIVKHAARVFGGQEIVSRRLDGGLYRYTYAEAYERMKRLANGLRHIGVRVGDRVGVLAWNSHENYEIYFGLPGTGAVMLLLNLRLSPPDLAYVIDHSQADFIIVDETLLPIAHAVAPLCRNIKAFVVITMPGKKLAEVKTDLKNLYSYEDLIAGSSPDFAWPHMDETSAYAACYTTGTTGRPKGVYYSHRDVYLHSCAIGVNTEISPRDTYCQIVPMFHALGWGLSQAATMAGARLVFPGMYTLDTLEGLCRLIVEQKVTVSAGAPAIFMPLLEYIRKLDRKPELKGARFLSGASEPPVSMMKGFWDLTGVEIIHAYGATETTPLVTVNRIMPWLEARLDETQKWELKKKQGLPVVGLDVKVVDAAGLEISHDGKTPGEVLMRGPWITGRYHDAPGSEAQFTADGYWRSGDVGTIDADGYLKITDRLKDVIKSGGEWISSVDMENEIMSHPAVLEAVVVGIAHPRWEERPLALVVLRPEEKNRVSPEDIKDHLARSFAKWQLPDEVLVVDQIPKTSVGKMNKKVVREDYREHYRK, encoded by the coding sequence ATGGAAATTGTCAAAGGCTTTCCCGCGACCAGTCAGGACAACTACCAGCTCAACGTCACCAGCATCGTCAAACACGCGGCCCGCGTCTTCGGCGGGCAGGAGATCGTCAGCCGGCGGCTGGACGGCGGCCTTTACCGGTATACCTACGCCGAGGCATATGAGCGCATGAAGCGGCTGGCCAACGGTCTGCGCCATATCGGCGTCCGGGTGGGCGACCGGGTCGGCGTCCTGGCCTGGAACAGTCATGAAAATTATGAAATTTATTTCGGCCTGCCCGGAACAGGCGCGGTCATGCTGCTGCTCAATCTTCGTCTGTCGCCCCCGGATCTGGCCTATGTGATCGATCACAGCCAGGCCGACTTTATCATCGTGGACGAGACCCTGCTGCCCATCGCCCACGCCGTGGCGCCCCTGTGCCGGAACATCAAGGCCTTTGTCGTCATCACCATGCCCGGCAAAAAACTGGCGGAAGTAAAGACCGACCTGAAGAACCTCTATTCATACGAGGACCTGATCGCCGGATCGTCTCCGGATTTTGCCTGGCCCCACATGGACGAGACTTCGGCCTACGCGGCCTGCTACACCACCGGCACCACCGGCAGACCCAAAGGGGTTTACTACTCCCACCGGGACGTTTACCTGCACTCCTGCGCCATCGGCGTCAACACGGAGATCTCCCCCCGGGACACGTACTGCCAGATCGTCCCCATGTTCCACGCCCTGGGCTGGGGCCTCAGCCAGGCGGCCACCATGGCGGGCGCGCGGCTGGTCTTCCCCGGCATGTACACCCTGGATACACTGGAGGGACTCTGCCGGCTGATCGTGGAGCAGAAGGTCACGGTCAGCGCCGGGGCCCCGGCCATCTTCATGCCGCTGCTGGAGTACATCCGGAAGCTGGACCGGAAACCGGAACTGAAAGGGGCGCGCTTTCTGTCCGGCGCCAGCGAACCGCCGGTGTCCATGATGAAGGGATTCTGGGATCTGACCGGGGTGGAAATCATTCACGCCTACGGTGCCACCGAGACCACGCCCCTGGTGACCGTCAACCGCATCATGCCCTGGCTGGAAGCCCGGCTGGATGAAACCCAAAAGTGGGAACTGAAAAAGAAGCAGGGCCTGCCCGTGGTGGGCCTGGATGTAAAGGTGGTGGACGCCGCCGGCCTGGAAATATCCCACGACGGTAAAACGCCGGGTGAGGTGCTCATGCGGGGGCCCTGGATCACGGGGCGATACCACGACGCCCCGGGATCGGAAGCCCAGTTCACTGCCGACGGCTACTGGCGCAGCGGTGATGTCGGCACCATCGACGCCGACGGCTACCTCAAGATCACCGACCGTCTCAAGGACGTCATCAAGAGCGGCGGTGAATGGATCAGTTCCGTGGACATGGAAAACGAGATCATGTCCCACCCGGCTGTCCTGGAGGCGGTGGTGGTGGGTATCGCCCATCCCAGGTGGGAAGAAAGACCCCTGGCGCTGGTGGTCCTGCGGCCGGAGGAAAAGAACCGGGTTTCGCCCGAAGACATCAAGGACCATTTGGCCCGATCATTCGCCAAATGGCAGTTGCCCGACGAGGTCCTGGTGGTTGACCAGATCCCTAAAACCAGCGTCGGCAAGATGAATAAGAAAGTTGTCCGGGAAGACTACCGCGAGCACTATCGGAAATAG
- a CDS encoding sugar phosphate isomerase/epimerase family protein, whose translation MPRIGMSGIAVMLLPMREAMAVAIELGYDAFELSGEFPQCLCDQVSAFDRKEARRLVESAGLMVSVHAPFTSLNIAALNPGVRAESIRQVSDAIDLCADIGGKNVTIHNGLYVLSRNFRKKIPQIAEIQWEYNIESLEKIAARALSRGITLCLENIGYEHNAIDRNVDDLLTIRKAVNSPALSFCIDVGHARLNNELEAAIAKLGPYARQVHFTDNFGQTDDHLIIGTGNFDYSPCLDFIRTFDGIVILEVVKVGTDPEAARQSLAYFKSLMGL comes from the coding sequence ATGCCCCGAATCGGCATGTCCGGCATCGCCGTGATGCTGTTACCCATGCGGGAGGCCATGGCGGTCGCCATCGAACTCGGATACGACGCCTTTGAGTTGTCCGGAGAGTTTCCCCAGTGCCTGTGCGACCAGGTGAGTGCGTTTGACCGCAAGGAGGCCAGGCGGCTGGTTGAGTCCGCGGGCCTGATGGTTTCCGTGCACGCGCCCTTTACCAGCCTGAACATCGCCGCCCTGAACCCGGGTGTGCGGGCCGAGTCCATACGCCAGGTGTCGGACGCCATTGACCTGTGCGCCGATATCGGCGGTAAAAACGTGACCATCCATAACGGTCTTTATGTCCTGTCCCGTAACTTCCGCAAGAAAATCCCCCAGATCGCCGAGATCCAGTGGGAGTACAACATCGAGTCCCTGGAAAAGATAGCGGCCCGGGCCCTGTCCCGGGGGATCACCCTCTGCCTGGAGAACATCGGTTACGAGCATAACGCCATCGATCGCAATGTCGATGATCTGCTGACCATCCGCAAGGCCGTCAATTCGCCGGCCCTGTCCTTCTGCATCGATGTCGGGCACGCTCGGCTGAACAACGAACTGGAGGCGGCCATCGCCAAACTCGGCCCCTATGCCCGGCAGGTCCATTTTACCGACAATTTCGGACAGACCGATGACCATCTGATTATCGGCACGGGCAATTTCGACTATTCGCCCTGCCTTGATTTTATCAGGACTTTCGACGGCATCGTTATCCTGGAGGTGGTCAAGGTGGGCACCGATCCAGAGGCGGCCCGCCAGAGCCTGGCGTACTTCAAGTCGCTGATGGGTTTATAA